In the genome of bacterium, the window TAAACTGATTTTCGAGTATTTCGACGAATTTCGACGAAATCGGTCGCCTAGTGGAGAATCAGTAGAATCCGTCCTGTTGACGGCCAGCTTCTTCGCTCTTGCACCATCTGTGGATTCCGCTGTGCAGAACGAGCCTGTCGTCGTTCACTGAGGGCGGAGAACCCGGGAACTTCGCGAGCTTCGCGGACTGTCGGGGATTTCCCGCGCAGACTCCTCAGTCGCGTTTCGGTGTCGCACTCAGGCGAAAACGCAACCGCTTCGAATCGACGTTGCCGTTTGGCCGCCTCTCATGGGAAAGTCGGCTCCCGGTGAGAGGTTGACCGGCACGTTCATTGGCAACGTTTTGGCTTTTTTGGGGGCAAACCGTCCGTGGAAATTCAGGGGGGTTGGGACGTCGTTCGCGACGCGGTCCGGCGAACTGTCGGTTCGTCTGCGTACGACAAATGGTTCGGACGAGTCGAAGTCTTATTAGAGGACGGATCTCTGGTGATCCAGGGTCCAGATCGCTTCAGCGTGAACTGGATCCGCCGGCACTACGACGGGGTCATTCGCGCCGCAGCTTCGGGCGTTCGAGACATCGAGTACCGCGTGGATCCGGCGTTGTTTCAAGACGAGGCAATGCCGGTTCCCGCGATCGAGCCGAGCGAATCAGAGATCCCCGACGAAGCCGAGCAGGGCCGTCTCGATGCCTTTGCGGGTTTCGTTTCGGGACCCAGTAACGCCCTGGCCCTCGAAGCCGCCCGCGCGGTCGCACGCGGCCGGGCCAATCGCTGCAGCCCTCTCTATCTCGCCGGTCCCAGCGGTGTGGGAAAAACCTATTTGTGCAAGGCAATCCGGGAAACTCTGGGCCGCGACGTCGTCTACCGCTCGGCTGAGGAGTTCACCAGCGAAGTCACAGGTGCGATGCGCACCGGAAAGATGGCATCGATCCGCGATCGCTACCGGCGCTCGGCCAATGTACTGATCCTGGAAGACGTGCAGTTCCTGGCGGGCAAACGCGCCACACAGATGGAGCTATTCCACACCCTGGAACACCTGATGAGCCGCGACCGGACCGTCGTCCTGAGTGCGGACCGGCCGCCTTTCGAAATCGATGGACTCGATCCCAAGCTGGCTTCGCGGATGGGTTCGGGCTTCGTCGCCTGTATTGCACCGCCTCCTTTTGAAACCCGTCTACAGACCCTGCGCCTGAAAGCAGCGGGCGGAGGCGTCCGCGTCCCCGAAGATTGCCTGGAACTGCTCGCGCAACGGCCGGTTGAAAGCGTTCTCGACCTGCTGGCCGGACTGAATCAAGTGGTTGCACGCTCCACCCTCTTGCACCGGCCCATCAATACTGACCTCGTACGCGAAGCGCTGAGCGCCGTCGAAGTACCGGGTCGTCCCCGACGCGTGGAAGAACTGCGCACACTGGTCGGTCGCGTCTACGGTTTGAACGAAACCCAATTGCGCAGTCGCTCCAGACGACGCAGCGTGAGTCGGCCTCGACAGATCGCAATGTACCTGTGCCGACGCTACACCGAAGCCTCACTCGCCGATATCGGGCGCGCTTTCGACAAGGATCACACGACGGTCCTGTACTCGATCAACGCCGTGGAACAACGAATGCGCGAGAGCGCGCAATTCCGCTACGAGATCGAAGCACTCCTGCCACGCCTCAATTCGCCGAATCCTGTCCATAGTGCTTCCGATAGTAGTCGAGGTACTCGCCGGACCTGATCGGTTCCCACCAGTCCCGATTCTCGTCATACCAGGCCACGGTTCGCGCGACTCCCTCCTGGAGATCAGCCTGTGGCGACCAGCCGAGTGCGCGAATCTTTGCCGTATCGACGGCGTAGCGCTGGTCGTGACCGGGCCGAAGTCCTTCCACCGGCCGGATCAACGAATCGGGTTTTCCGCAACAGCGCAGGATCATCTCCGTCAGTTCCTTGTTGGGAACCTCGGGATCCTGGTTCGCTCCCACGTTGTAGACCTGACCGGATTCACCCCGCTGCAATAGTAGCAGCAGGGCGCGACAGTGGTCTTCGACGCGCAGCCAGTCCCGCACTTGCGTCCCCCCATCGTATAAGGGCAGCGCCTCGTCCGAGAGCGCGTTGATGACGAAGAGCGGAATCATCTTTTCCGGAAACTGGTAGGGACCGTAGTTGTTCGTGCAACGCGAAACGATCACATCGAGTCCGTGTGTTCGGTAGAAGGCGAGGGCGAGATGGTCGGCCCCGGCCTTGGCTGCAGAGTAGGGACTCGATGGAGCGAGCAGGGTCGTCTCGTCTGGAAAACCCGGATACGCGACGTCGCCGTAGACTTCATCTGTGCCCACTTGCAGGAAACGCGCACCCGCACAGTGTTCGCGCATCGCCTCGAGCATCACATAGGTACCGTACACATTCGTGTCGATGAACTCGCCGGCACGCTCGGAGCTGGTCGAACGATCCACGTGGGTTTCGGCTGCGAAATTGACGATCCAGTCGGCCTCCTCGATCAGGCGTGCGACGGCTTTCGGATCGCGAATATCTCCCCTGGAAAACTGGTAACGCGCTGATTCCGCGACATCTGCCAGATTGGCGGGATTCCCGGCGTAGGTGAGCAGATCCAGATTCATGATCTGCGCTTCCGGTTGTTCGGAGAGCAGCAGGCGGATGAAGTTCGAACCGATGAACCCGCAGCCGCCGGTAACCAGGACTTTCATACCATCCTAGTAGCCACTCCCCATGCCGGTGGCAAACAACGCCTGAGGCTGTGCGAGTTCGAGTTCGGCGAAGGCGGTCGCTTCGGTCGCAGGTGTCGCCCTGCGTCCATAGGTAGTCGTGCGTTCGTAGGGAATACGAGCGATTTCGCGGATCAAACGCCGGATGGTAGGTACCTCGACGTGATCGCCGTGCTCCGATCCCGCGGCATTGCTGATCGACTCCTCCATGAGAGTTCCGCCAAAGTCATTGGCCCCCGACATCAGTCCGACCTGACCGAGCTTGAATCCCATCTTCACCCACGAGATCTGCACGTTCTTGATGTACGGGCGCAGGAAAAGACGCGCGGTGGCCAGTAGCGCCAGGTCCTCTTGCATGCTCGCCCCCGCACGAGAGTGTTCGTTGCGGTAGAGCTTGGTCTGGTGATGAACGAAACCGAGCGGGACGAACTCGGTAAAGCCCCCGGTGTTCTTCTGGATATCGCGCAGCAGATCCAGGTGCTTGGCGACGTGCTGGGGCGTCTCGATGTGCCCGTATAGAAGAGTTGAACTCGAACGAATCCCCAGTTCATGGGCCGTGGTGATGATCTCGACCCAGCGGTCGGTCATCAACTTCTTCGGGCTGATGATCTTGCGCACTCCATCGTCGAGGATCTCTGCGGCTGTACCGGGCATCGTTCCCAGTCCCTCGTCCTTGAGCATCGAGAGGTAATCGCGCAGGGACATTCCATTGGACTTCTGCACGCCGAAGTGAATCTCTTCGGGTGAGAGTGCATGGAGGTGGATATTGGGCAGCTCCGCTTTGATGGCGCCGATGATCTGCGCGTACCAGAAGCCATCCTTATTGGGGTGGATCCCGCCCTGGAGGCAGAGTTCGGAAGCCCCGGCCTTCCAGGCTTCGTGCGCGCGTTCCAGGATTTCCTCGATACTGCGCTCGTAAGCGTCCGAATTGTGCTTGTGTCGGGAGAAGCCACAGAACTTGCAACCGACATAGCAGATGTTGGTGAAGTTGATGTTGCGACAGACCACATAGCTCACCTCGTCACCGACATCGTCCTGGCGAACGGAATCGGCGACGGCGCATAGGATCTGCAGATCGCGGCCACGCGCGCCCAGAAGCGTGGCTGCGTCGGCCTGCGAGAGCTCCCGGCCTTCGAGAGACTTCTCGAGGGCAGCGTGTACGTGGTGATCGGTTCCGCGCAACAGTTTCTCGGACAGGGACTGGGGGGCTGACATTCAGGCTCCTTCAGACGCACTCGACGGCGGCAGTGGATAGCCGTCCGCATCGCTTGCGGCGCGCAAACGCCGAAGCATCTCGGGATCGAAGAACTCGGGTTGCTGCACGATATACGCAGGATACACGCAGTGCCGATCGCGAAGTGTATAGCCTGCGGCCCGGGTTCGGGCGCGCAACTCCTCTAGCTCGGGCCAGGGTGCTTCGGGATTGATGAAATCGATCGTGACGGGCGACACCCCGCCCCAGTCATTCAGTCCGGACCGCACCAGTAGCTCGAGCGATGTGGGGGAAAGATTCGGTGGCGCCTGCAGATTCATCTGCGGACCGAGCAGGAGACGCGCGAGCGCAACCGTACCGGCCATCAGTTCGTCCGATGGCATTGGCAGATCGGCCAGCGCCGTGCCCGACTTCGGGTGAAAATTCTGCACGATGACTTCCTGGATATGCCCGCCCTCGTTGTGCAACTCGCGGATCGCCAGCAGGGTATCGACGCGTTCTGCTGGCGTCTCACCGATTCCGATCAGGATTCCGCTGGTGAACGGAATCTTCAGCTCTCCCGCCTCGCGCGTCATGCGCAGGCGCAGTTCGGGTTCTTTGTCGGGGCAGTAGTAGTGTGCTTCACCCTTCTGGCGCAGGCGCGGGCTGACGGTTTCCAGCATCAGCCCCATGCTCGCGTTGAAAGGGCGCAGCCGGGTCAGCTCTTCGGCGCTCATGATGCCCGCATTCGTGTGCGGGAAGACCCCCTGCTCGTAGGCCACACGACACGCCTCGATCAGATACGCCGTGGTGTTCGCGAAACCCTGCTCCTGCAACCAGCCGCGATAGCCGCGATAGGCGACTTCGGGCTTGTCGCCCAGGCAGAAGAGCGCTTCGGGACAGCCGGCGGCGAAGGCCTTGCGAGCCATCGCTCGAACGTCCGATAGCGGCCAGGTATGAGCGTCCGGATCGTCGGGCTGAACGGCGAAAGTGCAGTAGCCACAGCGATTCCGGCAGAGATTGGTGAGCGGAATAAAGACGTTTCGCGAGACGGTGATCTCGCGCCCGTGCCCGCGAATACCGAGTTCCTGAGCGGCCTCGAGCAGGGGCTGCAGGATCGCCTCGGGTTCGCGATCGAGTTGCCAGGCGATCTCCAACGCCGCGCCGCGGCCCAGGGGCTCCGCGTCGACTGCCTTCCGGATCGCTTCGATCTGCTCCGCGCGGGTCAGCGCCAATCCCGTCTCCCGTGTCCCGGGCCGTTCGACCCGTTTCCTCTGTCCCGCGACCGCACCCCCCAGTGCTGTTTTCGAACGATAGCACAGGGGGCAGGGACAGAGGCGGAGAGCGGATTCAGTGGGGCTGAGCCTTGTGCCGGAAGGTACCGGCCAACGCGCGGAGCAATGCGAGCGCGATCAGCCCGGCCAGAAAAGCCCGTCCGGCATCGACACCCTGTGGAAGGTCTTCGACCAATAGACTCATGACGGCGGCGACGACAACGAACGCCAGGGCTTTTTGCGTGGTGCGAGCCGCGGCTGACGTGGCGGTCCGTTCGAGTCGCAACCAGGTGAGCACGAGAAACAGGCAGGCCAGCAGACCGATGAACGTCCCCCAGGCGGATACGCCTGACTTCTCCGCCGGAGCTGGCTCGGGAACGATTTCGGCGGGCGGCGGGCTGACCTCGGCAATCGCGGGGTCTGGGGCGGTCTCGCGCTCGGGTGGGGCTGTTTCCGATCGGTAGCGCAGAGGCTCGGAGACGCGCACGCGCTCGATCATCTCGTGGAAGGTTGCGCGATGGACCGCGAGCCGATCGCTCATGCCCTGGATCACCAGGGATCCGACTTCGGTCGGGATGATCGCAGTGAGCGTCGCCAGGTTGCCGCCGGATTTGATCTCCCCTTTCGTCCAGATGATGTTGCGCTCCCGGTCGTAGCGAATCTGCTCGTAACTGAACGGGACACCGGGTATGGATGCGCGGGTGGGGGCACTGAGCTCCGCGTCTGCCACCCGTTCGTAACTCGCCAATTCTGTGGCCGTGTACTTCTTGCCCAGCATCGCTGTAATGGTGAACAAGGCGTAGCCATCGGCCTGGTTCCGCGGCATGAACTCGACCGCGGTGATCAAAGCGGTCGCTCCTCCTTCATCGCGCACCTTCTCGGCAAGCGCGTCGATGCGATCGAAGATTTCCTCGGGCACATCCGTCCAGCCCGCCGGAATATCGACTGTGATGTGCTCTCCCGTGAGCCCCGCCGGATACTGGATGCGCCGCGCCGGTGCCGCTTGTTCCCGGGATTTGACTCGCGGCGCAGAGGAATCCAGAAACGGATCAGCAGTCGTGTCCATCTGATCGGGGTCGTCTTGCCGCAATTCCTCCTGAGCCCGAGTCGCGGCCGGTACCCAGACGAGCAATGCGACGAGCAGAAGGCTGCGCAGAAAGTGGGTATGGGCGTGGAGTCGGAGGCTCATTGCGTTCGGAAATCGTCCCAGATCGCGTGCATCTTTAGAACAGTTAGGGAACCGGCCGCTTCGCCGGGATGTCGACGATCTCCGGTTCTGCGTAGGTAAGACGCTTGCGCATGACCTCGATCGCTTCGGGGTTCGAATCCATCAGCACGAACTCGCGCTGATTGCGCGCAGCCGCATCGCCGAGCGTTCCGCTGCCCGCGAAGAAGTCGAGCAGGAGATCGCCCGGATTGCTGTGCACGCGCACGATGCGCTCGACCACTCCCAACGGTTTCTGTGTGGCGTAGCCCGTGCGCTCCCGACCCGACGTCGGCACGATCGTGTTCCACCAGACATCGGTCGGAGTTTTGCCGCGAGCCGCTTTCTCTGCCCCGACCAGACCGGGAGCCTGGTAGGGAATCCGATCGATCTCATCGTAATTGAACGTGTAGTTTGACGGATCCTTGGCGTACCAGAGAATCGTGTCGTGCTTGGCCGGCCAGCGCCTCTTCGGACGCCCGCCGTAATCGTACGACCAGATGATCTCGTTCATGAATGCGTCGCGACCGAAGATCTGATCCACGAGCACCTTGCAGTAGTGAACTTCGCGGGCATCGAGGTGCAGGAAGAAGGAGCCGTCCGGTTTCAAGATCCGGTAGGCGTGGTGAATCCGCGGCTCGATGAACTTCAGGAAGTCATCGAAAGAATCCGCGAATTCGCTCGTACCCACGACTTCGGTGCGATAGCGTCGGCCCTGAAAACCGACGCGATCTCCAGCGGCATCCTGCCTGGTGCGCATCCGAGTTCGGCGCTGCGGTTTACCCGTGTTGAACGGCGGGTCTACATAGATCAGATCGACCGAGCCGTCCGCTAGCTCGGGCAGTAGCACTTCGTTGTCGCCAAGCAGGATTCTGTTCACGCGGTTATCCTGCGCTCATGAGCGTGCGCGCAGTCATTTTCGACTTATTCGACACACTGGTGGATCTCCACATGGAGAACCTGCCCCGCGTTACCCTGGGCAAGCGTCAGATTCCCTCCACGCTCGGGGCCCTCCACGAGCAGATTGTGCGGCACGTCGACATGGAGATCGAGGAATTCCTGAATATCGTGCGCGAGGTCGACAAGATCTCCCGCGAAACGCGCTACAAGCAAGGTCTGGAGTTTCCGACCCTGCAGCGCTTCGAAGAGATCTGTGAGCGACTCGGAACGGACGACCCGGACTTGCCCGAAACCCTGACGCGCACGCATATGAGGGCCATCCAGGACCAGGTCCGCTACCTGCCCCATCACGTGGACCTGCTGCGGGAGCTGCGAGACGCAGGCTTGAAGACCGCCATCTGTTCGAACTTCAGCCATGCCCCCACGGGTCTGGATGTGATCGAGGAAGCCGGACTCACCGAGCAACTCGACGAGGTCGTGATTTCGGTGGATGTGGCTTATCGCAAACCGCGCGCCGAGATCTTCGAAGAAACGCTGCGACGGCTTTCGATCGCACCGGACGAGGGTATTCACGTGGGCGACAACCTGGACGCTGATGTGGACGGTGCGGCGAAACTCGGAATTCGCACCGTCTGGGTGACACGCAGGGTTTCGGATCCCAGAGTGCATCTGGAGCGTCACAAGGGCCGTGCACCGGAGTTCGTAGTCAGCGATCTGCGCGAAATTCCGGGAATTGCAGTCGCTGGGTGCGCCTCGTGAGTTCGGTATACCGCCGCATAGCGTTGTTGATTCTGGCAAGTACCTGGGCTTTCGGCTGTGCGCTGGTCGGACCGGGAGACCCGCGATCGGCCTACGCAGGACCGTTCATCACCGAATTCGGCATCGTCGGCTCCGACGACGCGGGAAAACAAGCTGTCGAAGCCTCGCGCGCGATCGTTTTGACGGAGGCGGGGCGGAAAGTCGGTTTCCGCGTACTGCCTTCTTATAACGTACCTTTCGAGGCCTACACTGTGCTGTACATGCCTGAGCCTCCACCCCACTCCACTCTGGTGGGCTCGAAACTCGAGAGCGACTCGGGTTACGCCGCGCGTACGTCCATGAAGATGGCTCGTGGCGAGACGTTTCTGAGTTCGGTCCTGGCGGCGGACGACCCGATCGGCATCTACACAGCGGAACTCTATCTGGACGGTCGCGTCGTCTCGAAGGTGCGCTTCGAGGTCAGTTCGCCAGCGACCGAATCCGATCTTCCGTGAAACCGAGGAAAACCAGACGCGAGGCCCGAGTTTGATGAGCGCCGACCAGCTCTTCTTGATCTGCAACTACGGAATCCTGCCAGCCTGGTGCCTGCTGATCTTCGCTCCCAGATGGGAGTGGACTCAACGGCTCGTGCACGCCGTGTGGGTTCCCGTACTGCTGGGTCCGGTGTACGCCTGGGCGATCCTCAGCGATAGCGGCACACCCGACGGCGCCAGTTTCGGGTCGCTACAGGGCGTGATGCTGTTTTTCACATCGGCCCAGTCCGCGCTTGCGGGCTGGATTCACTACCTGGTGTTCGACCTCTTCGTAGGCGCTTGGGAGTTGCGCGACGCCCAGCGTCGGGACCTGCCTCATCTGGCCGTCGTACCGTGT includes:
- a CDS encoding chromosomal replication initiator protein DnaA, with amino-acid sequence MEIQGGWDVVRDAVRRTVGSSAYDKWFGRVEVLLEDGSLVIQGPDRFSVNWIRRHYDGVIRAAASGVRDIEYRVDPALFQDEAMPVPAIEPSESEIPDEAEQGRLDAFAGFVSGPSNALALEAARAVARGRANRCSPLYLAGPSGVGKTYLCKAIRETLGRDVVYRSAEEFTSEVTGAMRTGKMASIRDRYRRSANVLILEDVQFLAGKRATQMELFHTLEHLMSRDRTVVLSADRPPFEIDGLDPKLASRMGSGFVACIAPPPFETRLQTLRLKAAGGGVRVPEDCLELLAQRPVESVLDLLAGLNQVVARSTLLHRPINTDLVREALSAVEVPGRPRRVEELRTLVGRVYGLNETQLRSRSRRRSVSRPRQIAMYLCRRYTEASLADIGRAFDKDHTTVLYSINAVEQRMRESAQFRYEIEALLPRLNSPNPVHSASDSSRGTRRT
- the rfbB gene encoding dTDP-glucose 4,6-dehydratase, with the translated sequence MKVLVTGGCGFIGSNFIRLLLSEQPEAQIMNLDLLTYAGNPANLADVAESARYQFSRGDIRDPKAVARLIEEADWIVNFAAETHVDRSTSSERAGEFIDTNVYGTYVMLEAMREHCAGARFLQVGTDEVYGDVAYPGFPDETTLLAPSSPYSAAKAGADHLALAFYRTHGLDVIVSRCTNNYGPYQFPEKMIPLFVINALSDEALPLYDGGTQVRDWLRVEDHCRALLLLLQRGESGQVYNVGANQDPEVPNKELTEMILRCCGKPDSLIRPVEGLRPGHDQRYAVDTAKIRALGWSPQADLQEGVARTVAWYDENRDWWEPIRSGEYLDYYRKHYGQDSAN
- the cofH gene encoding 5-amino-6-(D-ribitylamino)uracil--L-tyrosine 4-hydroxyphenyl transferase CofH, whose amino-acid sequence is MSAPQSLSEKLLRGTDHHVHAALEKSLEGRELSQADAATLLGARGRDLQILCAVADSVRQDDVGDEVSYVVCRNINFTNICYVGCKFCGFSRHKHNSDAYERSIEEILERAHEAWKAGASELCLQGGIHPNKDGFWYAQIIGAIKAELPNIHLHALSPEEIHFGVQKSNGMSLRDYLSMLKDEGLGTMPGTAAEILDDGVRKIISPKKLMTDRWVEIITTAHELGIRSSSTLLYGHIETPQHVAKHLDLLRDIQKNTGGFTEFVPLGFVHHQTKLYRNEHSRAGASMQEDLALLATARLFLRPYIKNVQISWVKMGFKLGQVGLMSGANDFGGTLMEESISNAAGSEHGDHVEVPTIRRLIREIARIPYERTTTYGRRATPATEATAFAELELAQPQALFATGMGSGY
- the cofG gene encoding 7,8-didemethyl-8-hydroxy-5-deazariboflavin synthase CofG, with protein sequence MALTRAEQIEAIRKAVDAEPLGRGAALEIAWQLDREPEAILQPLLEAAQELGIRGHGREITVSRNVFIPLTNLCRNRCGYCTFAVQPDDPDAHTWPLSDVRAMARKAFAAGCPEALFCLGDKPEVAYRGYRGWLQEQGFANTTAYLIEACRVAYEQGVFPHTNAGIMSAEELTRLRPFNASMGLMLETVSPRLRQKGEAHYYCPDKEPELRLRMTREAGELKIPFTSGILIGIGETPAERVDTLLAIRELHNEGGHIQEVIVQNFHPKSGTALADLPMPSDELMAGTVALARLLLGPQMNLQAPPNLSPTSLELLVRSGLNDWGGVSPVTIDFINPEAPWPELEELRARTRAAGYTLRDRHCVYPAYIVQQPEFFDPEMLRRLRAASDADGYPLPPSSASEGA
- a CDS encoding site-specific DNA-methyltransferase, whose product is MNRILLGDNEVLLPELADGSVDLIYVDPPFNTGKPQRRTRMRTRQDAAGDRVGFQGRRYRTEVVGTSEFADSFDDFLKFIEPRIHHAYRILKPDGSFFLHLDAREVHYCKVLVDQIFGRDAFMNEIIWSYDYGGRPKRRWPAKHDTILWYAKDPSNYTFNYDEIDRIPYQAPGLVGAEKAARGKTPTDVWWNTIVPTSGRERTGYATQKPLGVVERIVRVHSNPGDLLLDFFAGSGTLGDAAARNQREFVLMDSNPEAIEVMRKRLTYAEPEIVDIPAKRPVP
- a CDS encoding HAD family hydrolase, translating into MSVRAVIFDLFDTLVDLHMENLPRVTLGKRQIPSTLGALHEQIVRHVDMEIEEFLNIVREVDKISRETRYKQGLEFPTLQRFEEICERLGTDDPDLPETLTRTHMRAIQDQVRYLPHHVDLLRELRDAGLKTAICSNFSHAPTGLDVIEEAGLTEQLDEVVISVDVAYRKPRAEIFEETLRRLSIAPDEGIHVGDNLDADVDGAAKLGIRTVWVTRRVSDPRVHLERHKGRAPEFVVSDLREIPGIAVAGCAS
- a CDS encoding DUF4281 domain-containing protein; the protein is MSADQLFLICNYGILPAWCLLIFAPRWEWTQRLVHAVWVPVLLGPVYAWAILSDSGTPDGASFGSLQGVMLFFTSAQSALAGWIHYLVFDLFVGAWELRDAQRRDLPHLAVVPCLVFTLMLGPLGLLLYLLLRFGLKRELSLQE